A genome region from Dolichospermum compactum NIES-806 includes the following:
- the rpsD gene encoding 30S ribosomal protein S4: MSRYRGPRLRIVRRLGELPGLTRKSARRAYPPGQHGQNRKKRSEYAIRLEEKQKLRMNYGLTEKQMLRYVRKARRVSGSTGQVLLQLLEMRLDNTVFRMGMAPTIPAARQLVNHGHVTVNGKPVNIASYQCRPGEEVAVRNREASKKLVEANLQYPGLANLPSHLEFDKTKLAGKVNGVIEREWVALQVNELLVVEYYSRQA; the protein is encoded by the coding sequence ATGTCCCGATATAGAGGACCCCGCCTCAGAATTGTCCGTCGTTTAGGCGAATTACCAGGCTTAACTCGGAAGAGTGCTAGACGTGCTTATCCCCCTGGACAACATGGTCAAAACCGTAAAAAGCGCTCTGAGTATGCTATCCGTTTAGAGGAAAAGCAAAAACTCCGCATGAACTACGGTTTAACTGAAAAACAAATGCTGCGTTATGTCCGTAAAGCTAGACGAGTATCTGGTTCTACCGGACAGGTGCTGCTACAATTGTTAGAAATGCGCCTGGATAATACCGTTTTCCGCATGGGTATGGCTCCGACAATCCCCGCCGCCCGTCAATTGGTAAATCACGGTCATGTAACTGTTAATGGCAAACCAGTAAATATTGCCAGCTATCAATGTCGTCCTGGTGAAGAAGTCGCTGTGAGAAACAGAGAAGCTTCTAAGAAGTTGGTGGAAGCTAACTTGCAATATCCCGGTTTGGCTAACCTTCCTAGTCATTTAGAGTTTGATAAAACTAAGTTGGCTGGTAAGGTCAATGGTGTAATTGAACGGGAATGGGTAGCATTACAAGTTAATGAACTACTCGTGGTGGAATACTACTCACGTCAAGCGTAA